In Legionella sp. PATHC035, a genomic segment contains:
- a CDS encoding MFS transporter — protein sequence MQVVDEFQGYSDLKSSLLPWMVCFAATLFFFYEFIQGNMFASIAANIMQDFKIQADKMAWLSSIYYLSNVLFLFVAGMVLDRFSIKNTLLVAMFLCVASTFLLAHSHSFYLALFCRFITGIGSAFCFLGPVRLASHWFPPKRMALVTGAIVTMAMAGGMLAQYPLTKLVILVGWRQAVQNVGILGFAMLVLMFFWIKERPQHTVKQIAQPINVFSAAKKAYFNTQYIRAAFYASLMNMAIAVFGAMMGTLYLVQRLDISSAQASMVNGMLFLGAIIGSPLVGWISDKMGLRIMPMKIGVLASLLTLLAVLYLPVSYNVMAILFFLLGFFTSAQVISYALVAESSPPAMTATAVSVISILTQGGYIVYQNLFSYLLTNHSGMQLVNGTPVYLLSAYQYAAIILPVGLLIALFMLFGLKETHCQQIKD from the coding sequence ATGCAAGTGGTGGATGAGTTTCAAGGATATAGTGATCTAAAGTCGTCACTACTGCCCTGGATGGTGTGTTTTGCTGCAACCTTATTCTTTTTTTATGAATTCATCCAGGGGAATATGTTTGCGTCCATCGCTGCAAACATCATGCAGGATTTTAAAATCCAAGCGGATAAAATGGCTTGGTTATCAAGCATCTATTATCTTTCGAATGTATTGTTTCTCTTTGTTGCTGGAATGGTCCTTGACCGTTTTTCGATTAAAAATACCTTATTAGTCGCGATGTTTTTGTGTGTAGCCAGTACTTTTCTTTTGGCTCACTCTCATTCCTTTTATTTAGCTTTGTTTTGTCGATTTATCACCGGTATTGGCAGTGCATTCTGTTTCTTGGGCCCTGTGCGTTTGGCATCTCATTGGTTTCCTCCAAAGCGGATGGCTTTGGTCACTGGAGCTATAGTCACTATGGCAATGGCGGGTGGTATGTTGGCTCAATATCCTTTGACCAAATTAGTGATTCTAGTTGGATGGCGCCAAGCAGTCCAAAATGTGGGAATTCTCGGTTTTGCTATGCTGGTCTTAATGTTTTTTTGGATAAAGGAAAGGCCCCAACACACAGTAAAACAAATCGCTCAACCCATTAACGTTTTCTCAGCTGCTAAAAAAGCCTATTTTAATACTCAGTATATACGGGCGGCGTTTTATGCGAGTTTAATGAATATGGCCATCGCTGTATTTGGTGCGATGATGGGTACTTTGTATTTAGTACAACGATTGGATATTAGCTCTGCCCAGGCATCAATGGTGAATGGCATGTTATTTTTAGGAGCGATCATTGGTTCGCCGCTGGTTGGTTGGATATCTGATAAGATGGGTTTACGTATTATGCCCATGAAAATAGGGGTGCTTGCTTCCTTACTGACTTTGCTGGCGGTACTTTATCTGCCCGTTTCTTATAACGTCATGGCAATTTTATTTTTCTTGCTTGGTTTTTTTACCTCAGCACAAGTGATTAGTTATGCGCTAGTCGCTGAGAGTAGCCCACCTGCAATGACCGCAACAGCAGTCAGTGTGATTTCGATATTGACTCAGGGTGGTTACATTGTGTATCAAAATCTATTTAGTTATTTATTGACGAATCATAGCGGAATGCAATTGGTTAATGGAACACCTGTTTATCTACTGAGTGCCTATCAATATGCAGCAATTATTTTACCAGTGGGCTTGTTAATT
- a CDS encoding MFS transporter, with protein sequence MSQSITVNSSTFVPRGDLMAWAVCLSAGLFFLYEFFQLNIFDVINQPLRDDFGIDATQLGWMSSAYLWADILFLLPAGVILDRFSTRTVILSAMFICVLGTVGFALTHSFILASFCHFLSGIGNAFCFLSCVVLVSHWFPPRRQALVIGSLVTMAFVGGMMAHTPFAYLYELFGWRKALLIDGAVGAILLLWIYWIVSDKPQDAPIKINTNEGQVFSGFIQALSNSQNWLAGFYTSFLNLPIMVLCALWGASYLQVVHQLPEMAASNVISLIFMGSVIGCPLAGWLSDSQGSRKPLMIVGAIATLITVIPLFLDIALSQTTLSIIFFALGFFTSTQVISYPLVAESNSTENTGAATGIASVIIMGGGGVGQVLFGWLIAHHAGAAVTTYSVADFQYAMWIFPITTIAALIAVLLTRETYCKR encoded by the coding sequence GTGTCGCAATCTATTACAGTGAATTCAAGCACTTTTGTGCCTCGTGGTGACTTAATGGCCTGGGCTGTGTGTCTGTCAGCTGGCTTATTTTTTTTATATGAATTCTTTCAGCTCAATATTTTCGATGTAATCAATCAGCCTTTACGCGATGATTTTGGTATCGATGCAACTCAATTAGGCTGGATGTCCAGCGCTTACCTGTGGGCAGATATCCTATTTCTCCTTCCAGCAGGAGTCATCCTGGATCGTTTTTCTACGCGAACTGTTATTCTAAGTGCTATGTTTATTTGTGTCCTGGGTACGGTAGGATTTGCACTAACTCACTCATTTATTTTGGCCTCTTTTTGTCATTTTCTCTCTGGAATAGGGAATGCGTTTTGTTTTTTATCCTGTGTGGTATTGGTATCACATTGGTTTCCACCAAGGAGGCAAGCACTTGTCATAGGCTCTTTGGTTACGATGGCTTTTGTTGGTGGAATGATGGCTCATACTCCTTTTGCTTATCTCTATGAATTATTTGGATGGCGTAAGGCTTTATTAATTGATGGTGCAGTTGGCGCTATTTTGCTTCTTTGGATTTATTGGATCGTAAGCGATAAACCTCAAGACGCACCCATCAAAATTAATACCAACGAAGGACAAGTATTTTCCGGATTTATTCAAGCATTATCTAACTCTCAAAACTGGCTAGCGGGATTTTATACTTCTTTTCTTAATCTACCTATTATGGTTTTATGTGCTTTATGGGGAGCCAGTTATTTACAAGTGGTGCATCAACTACCTGAAATGGCCGCCAGTAATGTGATTAGTCTGATTTTTATGGGGAGTGTCATTGGTTGCCCATTGGCTGGATGGCTGTCTGATTCCCAAGGAAGTCGTAAACCCCTAATGATCGTGGGAGCTATTGCGACGCTTATCACGGTTATTCCTCTGTTCTTGGACATCGCTTTATCACAAACGACTCTGAGTATTATCTTTTTTGCTTTAGGATTTTTTACAAGCACACAAGTAATTTCCTATCCTTTGGTTGCTGAAAGTAATTCCACTGAAAATACGGGGGCTGCGACAGGTATTGCCTCAGTGATTATTATGGGCGGCGGTGGCGTAGGACAAGTGCTTTTTGGTTGGTTAATCGCGCATCATGCTGGTGCGGCAGTGACAACGTATTCTGTGGCTGATTTCCAATACGCCATGTGGATATTCCCAATTACTACGATTGCGGCTTTAATTGCCGTGTTATTAACCCGCGAAACATATTGCAAGCGATAA